The genomic DNA CTGCTCTCGGGAGCAAGAACATAACATCCGTCAGGGTTGGAAGATAGGTGATTTTATGAACGCGATCAGATCGATCTGGCCATTGGTCCTCATCATGGGATTGATCGCAGCATCTCATGCGTATCCTATTCAGGGGAGCAATGGCGCTGTCACATGCGTGGTCTTTGATGGGTACAAGAGTCGTTACGACATGAACACAAGCGCTCTGTTTCTCGACGTCGGGATGACAAGAGGGATCAATGTCACGTTCGAGGTTGTGGATCAGAACAACAACACATATCCTGTGGACATAAACCACTCGAGGGCCCTGCAGCCGGGAAGGTTCTCCCTTGTCTTCATGCTTCCCATGAGCTCGGATGCAGCGTATCTGACCGTTATCCCTGAGGGAAGCAATCCCTTCTCCATCGCATGGGACAAGCCTCTCAAATACACCAATGGCATTGCAAACCTCAGGTATTACGGCATAACGGACTGGCTCCTCTCCAACACAAGCCAGACGATATCAGTGGATATAAGCCTCTCAAACAATGCAACCGAGGGCGAGATTGTAATGAGCCCTGAGAACTTCACTCTGGTGGATCAGTGGGGCTGGAGGTACTTTGCCGATGCCACTTTCTCTCCGGTGATCATACCTCCGAAGAGTATTCTGAGAAAAGAGATAACATTTGCAAGCATATCCCCCAGAAGCAGGCCTGCGCTTCTCGAGTACGACTTCGCCACGGATCATCCTATACAGATACCCCTCGATACGAGCCTGATAGAGATACAGATGAGCATGCCATCTGAGTCTCCGGCTGAGACACATACTGAGGCCGCGGCTCCCACAGCTCGGGTGAATGAGACCACAAACGTAACCCAGACCCTGCCACAGCCTCCCCAGCTGGAGCAGAAGCCCATGACAACTCAGGAGAAGGTGTTGGCAGCCCGCGAGAGGCTGGCAAGTGTGCAGGAGATGATGCGCAAGAAGTGATAGTGCAGTGCGCAAACTTCAATTTTTGGAGTAAGCCCGTGCGAGAGCTTTAAATGCGAATCTGAAAACAAAATTGCAGAAGCTGAAAAGAGCCCATACACAAAAACAACTTTCATCCTAGGACGGGGGGAGCCCGTGAAAAAGCAGCTACTGAATGTAGCCGCTGCTTCTACGGTATACCGGGTGAGCCGGATCGCAGAAGCCTTCGACTAGCTTCAGCTGCTCTCGACTCCATCGAGAGGCGTCGACTATGTCGAAGCGCAGGAAGCCCCGCTCTTCAGGGCGGGGAGAAGGTCACAGATTGAGTGGTGGGACCCGCTGGGATCGGGCGATCGTCCCTATCAAGCACGATCCGTCGCGCGGGTCCTGCAAAAAGGTTTTATACCTGATCTACATTCCCTAGCATTGTATCCCACAGAAGCGGGGTGGGGTAGCCAGGAAATCCCGACGGGCTCATAACCCGTAGATCAGTAGTTCAAATCTACTCCCCGCTATTACTCATTGTGCTTCTTCTCACACAGCCCTTTTATGGCGCCATCATGGATTCCAGCGCGTTATATGCTGTTTATAGAGCGCAGCAGGGGCGCAAACTCTCGCCTTCAAGGCAGAAGGAAATCGCGGGTGCATACCATTTTTCAGGGCCAATGCTGCAATCCAGAACTGCTGGTTATTTTCGGTACTGTATGCATTAAAAGCGAATGTTTGGGCAGCATGTATCCACTCCGACCCATTTGATGAGCACGATCCTGCAGGCAAAGTTATAATATCTGATTTATCAACCAGTCTCTACCACCTGGAGGGATTGTGTGAAGGATTACCTCACCATGGATGATCTCATACTTGAGGACAAACGGGTGCTGGTGAGAGTTGACATCAACTCCCCGATGGACCCCACGGGAAGGATTCTGGACGATAAGAGGTTCAGGAGCCATCTGGAGACGTTGAAGGCTCTGGATAACTCAAAGGTCGTTTTGATGGCCCATCAGTCCAGGCCTGGCAAGAAGGACTTTTCCACCATGGAGCCGCATGCGAGGCAGCTGTCTAGGCTCCTGAGAAAGGATGTGACATACGTCGATGATATCTTCGGCAGCACTGCCAGGAACGCGATACGCTCCCTCGAGTCGGGAGAGATGCTGCTGCTGGAGAACACAAGATTCTATGCCGAGGAGAGCCTCTCGAGGAGCCCTGCGGATCATGCTAAGAGCCACATGGTGCAGAAGCTCGCCCCGCTATTCGATGCATTCATAAATGATGCTTTTGCTGTATCACACAGATCTCATCTCTCTGTTGTTGGCTTCACAGAGGTCCTGCCGAGCGCAGCCGGCATACTCATGGATAAAGAGATCCAAGCCCTCGATAAGGGTTTAAAGGCCAGTGAGCATCCGTGTGTCTTCGCACTTGGCGGCGCGAAGGTCGACGACTCCATAAAAGTCGCGCAGAATGTGCTCAGGCGTGGTGCGGATTCTGTTCTCGCCCTGGGTCTAGTCTCGGTTGTGTTCCTGATGGCGGCTGGGGTGAATGTGGGGGAGACCAACCGGAGGTTTGTGGAGAGCCAGGGGTACATGGATCAGGTCGAGATCGCTCAGAAGATCCTGAATGAGCATCCGGGAAAGGTCATTCTCCCCAGAGACATCGCAGTCGATAAGGATGGCGAGAGGCTCGAGGTGAGCGTGGACAGCATACCTGATTACCCCATCTCTGATATCGGGCTTGAGACGATAGTTGAGTTCTCGAAGATCCTGAGATCCGCGAGGGTTGCTGTGCTCAACGGGCCAGCGGGCATCACCGAGAAGGAGAGGTTCATTCTCGGAACAGCCGAGATCCTGAAGGCTGCAACCGATGCAGGCTATTCAATAGCCGGAGGCGGTCATACGGTTGCAGCAATCGAAAAGCTCGGCCTGGAGTCTAGGTTCTCGCATGTGAGTATGGGCGGCGGCGCGAGCATAACATACCTCTCCGGAGAGCCGATGCCCGGAATCGAGGCGCTGAAGAGCGCTGCCGCGAGGTACAGGAAGCTGTGATTGCCCAATTCGCTGGAAGTTGCAGGAAGTGCATGCTCAGATGCGAATGAAGAGCAAATCTGTGCGCATTACATCGTTCACATTCATCAGCAGAAGACCAATGGCCCTGCACAGGTTGAGCAGATCATGCTTTCAGCCTCTCAAACGCCGCCTCAGTCAGCTCTGCCAGCAGCCTCCCTGCGGGATGGCAGGCCTCCATTGCGGCAGCCCCACGGTGGCCACCACCGCTTCCGCCATGCGATCTTGCGATACTCTTCATCAGATCCGCGAGGTCGATGCCCGCCTGAATGGCTCTGAAGCTGGCTCTACCGCTCACCCTGAAAACCCCGCCATGGCTGCTGGCGGCAAACGCGATGTCTGCGCCGAGATCGATAAGTGCCATCGCGGACGAACCCTCGAAGGCGCTCACCTCTGTGCACGCGATTATCCACTCGCCCTTCCAGGAGATCCTTGCTCTGGTTGCGGCCTTGAGCACCGCCACACGCTGCGAGAGGTCCATGGGGGCTCTGGAGAGGATCTCCATGACCTCGCCGTAATCCACATCACCTGCCTCCAGGATCTCATGCACGCATCTGAATGCCTCCGATGAGGCGTGCCTGAACCTTCCTGTGTCTGAGACTATGCCTGCAAGGAGGGCAAGCGCGACCTCTCTGGGAACCCTGTCAGCCATGCCAGAGCTCTTTATGATATCCCACACGATCTGAGCGGTCGAATCCACCTCGCGCTGAATGTAGAACTCCGCATCCTCCAGGAGATCTGTATCGAGATGGTGGTCTATGACGCCGTACCTCCGGAGCATCGCGCCTCCTATCTGTGAGCTCACTGAGGTATCAATAAGAACGACCAGATCGTAGGATTGGAGATCTGGATCTATTATGGGCTTTATCCCTATCGAATCTGCAAGCTGGCTGGCAGCTTTGCTCAGATCTCCAACTGCCCCGATATCACCGCCGAAGAGCCAGCTGAGAGCAAACGCGCTCCCTATCGCATCGGGATCTGCATTCTTGTGGCACAGGTATATCTTCCTGCGGTCGCAGAGGTGCTTTATGGCATCGGATTCGAGAATGCGCATGATTATGCAGATCTCCTTCCATTCATTTTCGAAGTAGCAGCGGAAGAGGAAACAGTGGTACGGTGTGCGCCTTATAGAAATCTTTTTCCCAGAGCATCTCCGATGGGGGTTCATGCGTGTACTCATAACCGGCGCCGGTGAGGTCGGCCACCGGCTGGCAGAGGCGATGGTGGCAGACCATGATGTGACTGTTATTGACAAGGACATCGCCGCACTGAGCCGCTTCGAGGGTATGGACCTGAAGCCCCGCGTGGGGAATGCGGCAAATGCGAGGCTGCTCGAAGAGATTGGCGTCGAGGATATGGATCTGGTTCTTGCGGTCACTGGCAGCGATGAGATAAACATAATCACATGCATAATAGCAAGCCGGATGGGGGTGAACCATACAATAGCCAGGGTCAGGAACCCTGAGTATATCGATCGGCCGGTGAAGCCTCTGAGGGAGCTGGGAATAGAGTACATGATCTGCCCGGAGCTTGTAATGGTCGAGGATCTCGCCAGCACGATCTCGTTTCCAGCTGCTTTGATGAACAGAAAGCTTGCCGGTGGGATGCTCGGGCTGATCGAGCTCAAGGTGAGAGAGGGCATGCCCCTCGTCGGCCAGGTGCGGGACCTGAGAATACCAAGGGGCTCGAAGATCGTGGCAGTCAAGAGCAATGGCAAGGT from Methanothrix thermoacetophila PT includes the following:
- a CDS encoding DHH family phosphoesterase, with translation MRILESDAIKHLCDRRKIYLCHKNADPDAIGSAFALSWLFGGDIGAVGDLSKAASQLADSIGIKPIIDPDLQSYDLVVLIDTSVSSQIGGAMLRRYGVIDHHLDTDLLEDAEFYIQREVDSTAQIVWDIIKSSGMADRVPREVALALLAGIVSDTGRFRHASSEAFRCVHEILEAGDVDYGEVMEILSRAPMDLSQRVAVLKAATRARISWKGEWIIACTEVSAFEGSSAMALIDLGADIAFAASSHGGVFRVSGRASFRAIQAGIDLADLMKSIARSHGGSGGGHRGAAAMEACHPAGRLLAELTEAAFERLKA
- a CDS encoding phosphoglycerate kinase, encoding MKDYLTMDDLILEDKRVLVRVDINSPMDPTGRILDDKRFRSHLETLKALDNSKVVLMAHQSRPGKKDFSTMEPHARQLSRLLRKDVTYVDDIFGSTARNAIRSLESGEMLLLENTRFYAEESLSRSPADHAKSHMVQKLAPLFDAFINDAFAVSHRSHLSVVGFTEVLPSAAGILMDKEIQALDKGLKASEHPCVFALGGAKVDDSIKVAQNVLRRGADSVLALGLVSVVFLMAAGVNVGETNRRFVESQGYMDQVEIAQKILNEHPGKVILPRDIAVDKDGERLEVSVDSIPDYPISDIGLETIVEFSKILRSARVAVLNGPAGITEKERFILGTAEILKAATDAGYSIAGGGHTVAAIEKLGLESRFSHVSMGGGASITYLSGEPMPGIEALKSAAARYRKL